In Virgibacillus sp. NKC19-16, a single genomic region encodes these proteins:
- a CDS encoding ROK family transcriptional regulator, whose amino-acid sequence MKSIRTGDQNLVKKINKSIVFQAIKNKGPISRAQVSKEMKLNKATVSTMVSELLNESLINEIGEGQSSGGRKPVMLYFNNNAGYSIGIDIGVNYILGILTDLSGSIIEQTMTSMHSIHDQDIVNEMDSLIQMLIQKAPESTYGVVGIGIGFPGQIDQNDQILFAPNLKWEHINLKKHVEDRFHIPVRIENEANAGSHGEHLYGAGQNFSNIVYISIGIGIGTGIIIQNQLYKGGAGISGEMGHFTIDSNGRKCSCGNRGCWELYASESTLLNKAKEQGIEGVSGDDALEALFEEAKKGNPNVLKLLNSLAENIGAGIVNIINTFNPEAVIIGNRIAPFSTWIYNPIERVLEERLSNNHKKSTELRFSILGNLSTALGANSFAITQFLATKHMEEGI is encoded by the coding sequence ATGAAATCCATCCGAACCGGGGATCAAAACCTTGTAAAAAAAATTAATAAATCCATTGTTTTTCAGGCCATTAAAAATAAAGGCCCGATTTCACGGGCACAGGTATCAAAAGAAATGAAACTAAATAAAGCCACTGTATCCACTATGGTTTCTGAGTTATTAAACGAATCGCTCATTAATGAAATAGGTGAAGGACAATCAAGCGGCGGAAGAAAACCAGTTATGCTTTATTTCAATAATAACGCAGGATATTCGATTGGGATCGATATAGGAGTTAATTATATTCTAGGAATTCTAACCGATTTAAGTGGAAGTATTATTGAACAAACCATGACAAGTATGCATTCTATCCACGATCAAGATATAGTAAATGAAATGGATTCACTCATTCAAATGCTTATCCAAAAAGCTCCGGAAAGTACCTACGGCGTGGTCGGAATTGGGATTGGCTTCCCAGGACAAATTGATCAGAATGACCAAATTCTCTTTGCTCCAAATCTGAAATGGGAACATATCAATTTAAAAAAACATGTGGAAGATAGATTTCATATTCCAGTCAGAATCGAAAACGAAGCAAATGCCGGGTCACACGGAGAACATTTATATGGTGCGGGGCAAAACTTTTCCAATATCGTTTATATAAGTATTGGTATTGGAATCGGGACTGGCATTATTATTCAAAACCAGTTATACAAAGGTGGAGCAGGTATTTCTGGGGAGATGGGACACTTTACCATTGATTCAAATGGTCGAAAATGTTCGTGTGGAAACCGTGGGTGTTGGGAATTGTATGCTTCGGAAAGCACCTTATTGAACAAAGCCAAGGAACAAGGCATCGAGGGTGTTAGTGGAGACGATGCTTTAGAAGCTTTATTTGAAGAAGCAAAAAAAGGCAATCCAAACGTCCTCAAATTATTAAATAGTCTAGCAGAAAATATCGGGGCTGGAATCGTCAATATCATTAATACATTCAATCCAGAAGCAGTGATTATCGGGAATCGCATCGCACCATTCAGTACTTGGATATATAACCCAATTGAACGAGTATTAGAAGAACGACTTTCCAACAATCACAAAAAAAGTACCGAACTTCGCTTTTCAATTCTTGGCAACCTATCCACCGCACTCGGTGCCAACTCTTTTGCCATTACACAATTTCTAGCAACAAAACATATGGAAGAAGGAATATAG
- the xylA gene encoding xylose isomerase: protein MSYFTNVNKINYEGPKSTNPFAFKFYNPEEKIGDKTMEEILRFGVAYWHTFTEDLSDPFGASTAIRPWDKYKGMDLAKARVEAAFEFFEKLNVPYFCFHDVDIAPEGSTLKESNENLDTIVSMMKDYMKDSKTKLLWNTANNFTHPRFVHGAASSNNADVFAYAAAKVKKGLEISKELGGENYVFWGGREGYETLLNTDMKLEMDNLGRFYHMAVDYAQEIGNDVQFLIEPKPKEPMKHLYDFDVATGFAFLQNYNLQDHFKFNIEANHATLAGHTFEHELNYARVNNMLGSVDANQGDTLLGWDTDEFPTDLYSTTLAMYEIIKNGGLGRGGLNFDAKARRGSFDPEDLFHAHIAGMDSFAVGLRVAKKLVDDNVLDGIVDDRYKSYTEGIGLDIVEGKTDFRELEKHALGLTEVKNESGKLEHIKATINQYLLQAYAAD from the coding sequence ATGAGTTACTTTACAAACGTAAACAAGATTAATTATGAAGGGCCGAAGTCAACGAACCCATTCGCGTTTAAATTTTACAATCCTGAAGAAAAAATCGGTGATAAAACGATGGAAGAGATACTGCGCTTTGGTGTCGCATATTGGCATACATTTACAGAAGACCTTTCTGATCCATTCGGTGCTAGTACGGCAATTCGTCCGTGGGATAAATACAAAGGCATGGATCTTGCCAAAGCTCGAGTAGAGGCAGCATTCGAATTCTTTGAAAAATTGAACGTTCCATATTTTTGCTTCCATGACGTGGACATTGCTCCAGAAGGTTCTACATTAAAAGAATCAAATGAAAATTTGGATACGATCGTAAGCATGATGAAAGATTACATGAAAGATAGTAAAACAAAATTGCTTTGGAATACGGCAAATAACTTCACGCACCCTCGTTTCGTTCATGGTGCTGCCTCTTCTAATAATGCAGATGTTTTTGCATATGCTGCAGCAAAAGTGAAAAAAGGACTTGAAATTAGTAAGGAGCTAGGTGGAGAAAACTATGTGTTCTGGGGTGGCCGTGAAGGGTATGAAACCCTGCTAAACACCGATATGAAGCTAGAGATGGATAACCTGGGCCGTTTCTACCACATGGCGGTAGATTATGCACAAGAAATCGGCAATGATGTGCAATTTCTCATTGAACCAAAACCAAAAGAGCCGATGAAACATCTATATGACTTCGACGTGGCAACTGGTTTTGCTTTCTTACAGAATTATAATTTGCAGGATCACTTTAAATTTAATATTGAAGCGAACCATGCGACGTTAGCCGGGCATACATTTGAGCATGAATTAAATTATGCTCGTGTGAATAACATGCTTGGATCTGTTGATGCAAACCAAGGTGATACATTACTAGGATGGGATACAGACGAATTCCCAACAGACTTATATTCTACAACACTAGCCATGTATGAAATCATAAAAAATGGTGGACTCGGCCGTGGGGGACTGAATTTTGATGCAAAAGCTCGTCGAGGTTCCTTTGATCCGGAAGACTTATTCCATGCACATATCGCTGGAATGGACAGCTTTGCAGTAGGATTAAGAGTGGCTAAAAAATTAGTCGATGATAACGTGCTAGATGGCATCGTTGATGATCGCTATAAGAGCTACACTGAAGGAATTGGATTAGATATTGTGGAAGGAAAAACAGATTTCCGAGAATTGGAAAAACATGCGCTGGGATTAACAGAAGTTAAAAATGAATCTGGTAAATTAGAACATATTAAAGCAACGATTAATCAATATTTATTACAAGCTTATGCAGCAGATTAA
- the xylB gene encoding xylulokinase, giving the protein MKYVIGVDLGTSAVKVLLVNQHGEVANEVSKEYPLIQEKSGYSEQDPDDWVDQTIAGLSDLVQSFEGDTAEIEGISFSGQMHGLVLLDENHEVLRNAILWNDTRTTKECEEIYERVGKERLLEITKNTALQGLTLPKILWVKNHEPEIFEKARAFVLPKDYVRYQLTKKLHMEYSDAAGTLLLDVNEKKWSSEICRILDIDPQICPQLVGSHDKVGTITSEISKVTGLSSATCVFAGGADNACGAIGSGILKDGKTLISTGTSGVVLSYEANGNKDFGGKVHYFNHAVPDVYYTMGVTLAAGYSLSWFKDTFAKDRDFNELLADVDSVSAGSNGLIFTPYIVGERTPHVDSTIRGSFIGMDASHEVKHFARAVLEGITFSLNDSVEIFRKNGKKIDEVISIGGGAKNESWLQMQADIVNAKVIKLKSEQGPGMGAAMLAAYGNGWFSSLQDCADEFLKVDQIYEPIPSNVKTYQKLYKIYQMVYPSTKELSMKLMEFRD; this is encoded by the coding sequence ATGAAATATGTGATTGGAGTTGACTTGGGGACGAGTGCTGTTAAAGTTCTTTTGGTTAATCAGCACGGAGAAGTTGCCAATGAGGTTTCTAAAGAATATCCGTTAATTCAGGAGAAATCTGGTTATAGTGAACAGGACCCAGATGATTGGGTAGATCAGACAATTGCAGGATTGTCTGACCTGGTTCAGTCTTTCGAAGGCGATACAGCAGAAATTGAAGGAATAAGTTTTTCCGGTCAAATGCATGGATTGGTGTTGCTGGATGAAAATCATGAAGTACTTCGCAATGCGATACTTTGGAATGATACGCGAACAACGAAAGAATGTGAAGAAATATATGAACGCGTTGGCAAAGAACGTTTGCTGGAAATTACAAAGAATACAGCATTGCAAGGACTTACATTGCCGAAAATACTCTGGGTAAAAAATCATGAACCGGAAATTTTCGAAAAAGCACGCGCGTTTGTTTTGCCAAAAGATTATGTTCGATATCAATTAACAAAAAAACTTCACATGGAATATTCCGATGCAGCAGGGACGCTATTATTGGATGTAAATGAAAAGAAATGGAGCAGTGAGATTTGTCGCATTTTAGATATTGATCCGCAAATTTGTCCTCAGTTGGTTGGTTCGCACGATAAAGTTGGAACAATTACTAGTGAGATTTCAAAAGTAACGGGATTAAGTTCTGCTACCTGTGTTTTTGCTGGCGGGGCGGACAATGCGTGTGGAGCAATCGGTTCCGGTATTTTAAAAGATGGCAAGACATTGATCAGTACAGGAACGTCTGGTGTAGTCTTATCTTATGAAGCAAATGGAAACAAGGATTTCGGAGGAAAAGTGCACTATTTTAATCATGCAGTACCTGACGTTTACTATACAATGGGCGTCACTCTCGCTGCCGGATATAGTTTGTCATGGTTTAAAGATACATTTGCCAAGGATAGAGATTTTAATGAATTGTTAGCTGATGTGGATTCCGTCTCTGCAGGGTCGAATGGATTGATCTTCACACCATACATCGTTGGAGAGCGAACGCCACATGTTGATTCGACAATTCGGGGTAGTTTTATTGGAATGGATGCTTCTCATGAAGTAAAACATTTTGCGCGTGCGGTTTTGGAAGGAATTACGTTTTCTTTAAATGATTCTGTTGAAATTTTCCGTAAAAACGGGAAAAAGATCGATGAGGTTATCTCAATTGGTGGAGGAGCTAAAAATGAATCATGGCTGCAAATGCAGGCAGATATTGTTAATGCGAAAGTTATAAAATTAAAAAGTGAGCAAGGCCCAGGTATGGGAGCGGCAATGCTAGCAGCATACGGAAACGGCTGGTTTTCTTCCCTACAGGATTGTGCGGATGAATTTTTGAAAGTGGATCAAATATATGAGCCGATCCCAAGTAATGTGAAAACATACCAAAAACTGTATAAAATTTATCAAATGGTATACCCATCTACCAAAGAATTGAGCATGAAGTTAATGGAGTTTAGAGATTAA
- the xylE gene encoding D-xylose transporter XylE: MKSKTTTSYVISITLIATLGGLLFGYDTAVISGAEQSVQLYLIDSLGLGSWVHGLTVSSALIGCIIGGLISGLFSNNIGRKNSLIIAASLFFVSALGSAYPEFLFFNVGEPSVSLLIMFNLYRIIGGIGVGMASAISPTYIGEIAPQEVRGKLVSWYQFAIIFGQLVVYFVNWGIVNGQSSEWVNDIGWRYMFASETIPALLFFILLFYVPETPRYLASQNNEDKALSILEKINGSKDRAKLVLSDIRTSLNAKDTTGKLFSYGKTVIVVGILLSVFQQFVGINVALYYAPRIFESMGAGANASMLQTVVMGIVNVIFTVIAIQTVDKWGRKPLLIVGSIGMAIGMFGVSILAQNEIIGIWTLVFIIFYTASYMMSWGPICWVLLSEIFPNKIRGQAMAIAVAGQWAANFLISSTYPPMMEFSGSMTYGFYGLMSVLSIIFVWKMIPETKGKSLEQLEDIWKKDSTEEKVFNL, translated from the coding sequence ATGAAATCTAAAACGACAACCTCATACGTCATTTCTATTACGTTAATTGCAACTCTAGGTGGACTGCTATTTGGCTATGATACAGCCGTTATATCCGGTGCTGAACAGTCAGTACAACTGTACTTAATTGATAGCTTGGGATTAGGATCATGGGTACATGGATTAACGGTGTCCAGTGCATTGATTGGGTGTATCATTGGTGGTCTGATTTCTGGGTTGTTCTCCAATAATATAGGAAGAAAAAATTCTCTAATTATAGCAGCGTCATTGTTCTTTGTTTCTGCTTTGGGTTCTGCTTACCCCGAATTTTTATTCTTTAATGTTGGTGAACCGAGTGTCAGCTTATTAATTATGTTTAATTTATATCGAATCATTGGTGGGATTGGTGTAGGGATGGCATCGGCTATTTCTCCAACGTATATCGGGGAAATTGCTCCGCAAGAAGTTCGTGGTAAATTAGTATCCTGGTATCAATTTGCTATTATTTTCGGTCAGCTCGTTGTCTATTTCGTTAACTGGGGAATTGTGAATGGACAGTCATCTGAATGGGTAAATGATATTGGCTGGAGATACATGTTTGCTTCTGAAACGATTCCAGCACTTTTATTTTTTATTTTGCTATTCTATGTTCCGGAAACCCCAAGGTATTTAGCATCGCAAAATAATGAAGATAAAGCACTTAGTATATTAGAAAAAATTAATGGTTCGAAAGACAGAGCAAAACTTGTGTTATCTGATATTCGTACATCGTTAAATGCCAAAGATACAACTGGAAAACTATTTTCTTATGGAAAAACGGTTATCGTCGTTGGTATTCTCTTGTCTGTGTTCCAACAATTTGTTGGAATTAATGTAGCACTGTACTATGCACCGCGTATCTTTGAAAGTATGGGAGCAGGAGCCAATGCTTCAATGCTGCAAACCGTTGTTATGGGAATTGTGAATGTTATATTTACAGTGATTGCGATTCAAACCGTAGACAAATGGGGAAGAAAACCGCTGTTAATAGTGGGTTCTATAGGTATGGCAATTGGTATGTTTGGTGTTTCGATTCTTGCTCAAAATGAAATTATTGGAATATGGACACTGGTATTTATCATATTCTATACGGCTTCCTATATGATGTCTTGGGGACCAATTTGCTGGGTATTACTTAGTGAAATCTTCCCGAATAAAATTCGTGGACAAGCAATGGCTATTGCAGTTGCTGGACAATGGGCAGCAAATTTCCTGATTTCTTCAACCTACCCTCCAATGATGGAATTTAGCGGATCCATGACATATGGATTCTATGGTTTAATGAGTGTACTATCTATTATTTTCGTATGGAAAATGATTCCAGAAACAAAAGGGAAATCATTGGAACAACTGGAAGATATATGGAAGAAAGATTCTACAGAAGAGAAAGTTTTCAATTTGTAA
- a CDS encoding IS3 family transposase: MLSLELFDNVNWYNNIRTHSTLGYLSPVTYRNLTLKKCLI, encoded by the coding sequence CTGCTATCTCTTGAACTTTTTGATAATGTCAATTGGTACAATAATATCCGAACGCACAGCACTCTTGGTTACTTAAGTCCTGTAACATATCGAAACTTGACCCTTAAAAAATGTTTGATTTAG
- a CDS encoding DnaD domain-containing protein, whose amino-acid sequence MNYIKELNAFHNQQETNPLSATAANLWHVLMHVNNRAGWLETFTLAVSVLCVKASLTESTFNRARAELRDKGYIRFHSRGGKQAARYEMIALILDGETSGFRGHVDDSVSDTEAAACGIEESTINNVSGSRSGTSDCSADPLSKRSKRKQSHTTTDVIAFYQENFGLISPYVADELINWVNDLGEPLILDAMKRVLGRGRANWGYVKGTLQAWGKKDITTVEEAAWRGCFFLGRSRGRLCLSGLRTRSGGESRECEEIGT is encoded by the coding sequence ATGAATTACATAAAAGAATTGAATGCATTTCACAATCAACAGGAAACAAATCCACTGTCAGCAACAGCAGCAAATCTATGGCATGTGCTCATGCATGTTAATAACAGGGCCGGTTGGCTGGAAACATTCACGCTAGCGGTATCGGTTCTATGCGTGAAAGCGTCGTTAACAGAAAGTACATTTAATCGAGCGCGAGCAGAACTCCGGGATAAGGGATATATCCGTTTTCACTCGCGGGGTGGAAAACAGGCAGCACGTTATGAAATGATTGCCTTGATTTTAGATGGGGAGACGTCTGGTTTCAGGGGGCATGTGGACGACAGCGTGAGCGACACGGAAGCGGCGGCTTGCGGTATTGAGGAGAGTACGATTAACAATGTGAGTGGCAGTAGGAGCGGCACTTCGGACTGCAGTGCTGACCCATTATCTAAACGAAGTAAAAGGAAACAAAGTCATACAACAACAGACGTGATTGCATTTTACCAGGAGAATTTCGGTTTGATTAGCCCTTATGTTGCTGATGAGCTAATCAACTGGGTGAATGATTTAGGCGAACCGCTTATTTTGGATGCCATGAAACGTGTGCTTGGGCGAGGAAGAGCAAATTGGGGATACGTTAAAGGAACTCTGCAAGCTTGGGGCAAAAAAGACATCACAACCGTTGAAGAAGCAGCGTGGCGAGGGTGCTTCTTTTTGGGAAGGAGTCGCGGGAGATTGTGCCTGAGTGGTTTAAGGACCAGAAGCGGAGGCGAGAGCAGGGAATGTGAAGAAATCGGGACGTGA
- a CDS encoding alpha amylase family protein, with product MKKWISILLISILMMSITTPIQAASDKGQEQELSDLTDSDNMKGRVLWYDLSANIHNLDTPEKVADIVEKTANVNIDTIVLDVKNYTGFVGYDSDIAPHMSTAEIANYSDFPEGYDLLATVLEEADKYGLEVLANVNVFSEGNNTYKDGPAFDNPEWQSQFYTAVNIVEAANGETMEIDDFNTERGNDQLILYTPEEHEVSPSNRWGIEVQVDEGIITNIEDRATTGSDPLTVPENGVVLSAHGDARTWVLENLEVGDEVSYDQTESTFIPASEYPSSSVFTNPIREDVKNYEMRIIEEIVTNYDVDGIVLDRARYANQYADFSDLSREKFEEYIGDTVANWPEDIYEIQMDGTEETIVEGPLYKDWIEFRAHNIQSFFKEAEDFIHSYDEDLMFSTYVGSWYPLYYHEGVNWASQTYQPDYDWATDSYHETGYAEYLDFLMTGNYYYEVSIDESDALDLPYWYSVEGSANLAMEVVNYATPLYGSLYLEQYNGDPEQFRRAVRTAESNTNGIMLFDLVHLEDYDWWYILEEEFSKDTKAPHQMSTFAYLQFLVDEMKDGGEFNEEDAIRHVETHLKTLAHYENTDSMDKAVKHLNGFKSLLEHQNNNELISETAYNKLISVSDTLLEEWQ from the coding sequence ATGAAAAAATGGATTAGTATCCTACTAATCAGCATTCTTATGATGTCCATTACAACTCCGATTCAGGCAGCATCAGACAAAGGACAGGAACAGGAGTTATCCGATCTGACAGACAGTGATAATATGAAAGGTAGAGTTCTTTGGTATGATTTATCTGCAAATATTCATAATCTAGATACACCTGAGAAAGTAGCAGATATAGTAGAGAAAACAGCAAACGTGAATATTGATACCATTGTGCTGGATGTTAAAAATTACACAGGGTTTGTCGGCTATGACAGTGATATTGCACCACATATGAGTACTGCAGAGATAGCCAATTACAGCGATTTTCCGGAGGGGTATGATCTGCTGGCAACCGTTTTGGAGGAAGCGGACAAGTATGGCTTGGAAGTTTTGGCAAATGTCAACGTTTTCTCGGAAGGAAACAACACCTATAAAGACGGTCCCGCTTTTGATAATCCGGAGTGGCAGTCGCAATTTTATACAGCAGTAAATATTGTTGAAGCCGCCAATGGTGAAACAATGGAAATCGATGACTTCAATACAGAGAGAGGAAATGATCAGCTCATTCTTTACACACCAGAAGAACATGAGGTATCCCCTTCGAATCGCTGGGGTATCGAAGTTCAGGTAGACGAAGGTATTATTACCAACATCGAGGATCGAGCTACGACAGGGTCAGATCCTTTAACAGTTCCGGAAAATGGTGTTGTTTTATCCGCTCATGGAGATGCGCGTACATGGGTGCTGGAAAATCTGGAGGTTGGAGATGAAGTGAGCTATGATCAGACAGAATCAACGTTCATTCCAGCATCTGAGTACCCATCTTCCTCGGTATTCACTAACCCGATTCGAGAAGATGTCAAAAATTATGAGATGCGTATTATAGAAGAAATTGTCACCAACTATGATGTAGATGGGATAGTTTTGGATCGGGCTAGATATGCTAATCAATATGCGGATTTTAGTGATCTAAGCCGGGAAAAATTTGAGGAATATATTGGAGATACGGTCGCAAACTGGCCAGAGGATATTTATGAAATTCAAATGGACGGCACGGAAGAAACAATCGTGGAAGGTCCGTTATACAAAGACTGGATTGAGTTCCGTGCACACAATATTCAAAGTTTCTTTAAAGAAGCCGAAGATTTCATTCATTCCTATGATGAAGACTTGATGTTCAGTACGTATGTCGGTTCCTGGTACCCGCTATATTACCATGAAGGTGTCAACTGGGCCAGCCAGACCTATCAACCGGATTATGATTGGGCAACCGATAGTTATCATGAAACCGGATATGCAGAGTACCTCGACTTTCTCATGACAGGAAACTATTATTACGAGGTTTCCATTGATGAATCGGATGCTTTGGACTTGCCGTATTGGTACAGTGTAGAAGGATCCGCCAATTTGGCAATGGAGGTGGTTAATTATGCCACTCCATTATATGGATCCCTCTATCTCGAGCAATATAATGGGGATCCGGAACAATTCAGAAGAGCCGTACGCACTGCAGAAAGTAATACAAATGGGATAATGTTGTTTGATCTGGTTCATTTGGAAGACTATGACTGGTGGTACATTCTGGAAGAGGAATTTTCCAAAGATACGAAGGCACCCCATCAAATGTCAACGTTTGCATATTTGCAATTTCTTGTTGATGAAATGAAAGATGGAGGCGAATTTAATGAAGAAGATGCAATCCGCCATGTTGAAACCCATTTAAAAACGCTTGCTCATTATGAAAACACAGACTCGATGGACAAAGCGGTAAAACATTTGAATGGATTTAAATCGCTGCTTGAGCATCAAAACAACAATGAATTGATTTCAGAGACAGCCTACAACAAGTTAATATCGGTATCAGATACGCTACTGGAAGAATGGCAATAG
- a CDS encoding alpha/beta hydrolase translates to MNLIKKEFHSEIQNRNYTYYLLTSAETVEDAYVLYVQDGKDYLELGGFEETFQKLIETDSNLASKIVFVLIHPGDSMERWQAYHRQGNQFENYMQFMTDEFIPTVEKELNRNIVKRGLLGDSLAGNSSLNLAMRNPEQWTHLLLQSAAIAIEDIGALSKMDKLDWNIYQTVGRFEDEFISVITNEKLYILTRNRELHETFILKRAKIEYTEQEASHEWVFWKKDLVNALNYFMTTP, encoded by the coding sequence TTGAATTTGATTAAAAAAGAATTCCATAGTGAGATCCAAAATAGAAATTATACCTACTACCTGTTAACATCAGCTGAAACTGTAGAAGATGCGTATGTGTTATACGTTCAAGATGGGAAGGACTATTTAGAATTAGGTGGGTTTGAAGAAACGTTTCAGAAATTAATCGAAACGGATTCAAATCTAGCTAGTAAAATCGTTTTTGTCCTTATCCACCCAGGAGATTCAATGGAAAGATGGCAGGCCTATCATCGTCAAGGGAACCAATTTGAAAACTATATGCAATTCATGACGGATGAATTTATTCCAACAGTTGAAAAAGAGTTAAATCGAAACATTGTGAAACGCGGTTTACTTGGTGATTCCTTAGCTGGCAATAGTTCTTTAAACCTAGCGATGCGCAATCCTGAGCAATGGACCCATCTGTTGCTACAGTCTGCAGCGATTGCTATCGAAGACATAGGTGCCTTAAGTAAAATGGACAAGCTAGATTGGAATATTTATCAAACGGTTGGTAGGTTTGAAGATGAGTTTATATCAGTGATTACGAATGAAAAATTATATATTTTGACAAGAAACCGCGAATTGCATGAAACTTTTATTCTTAAAAGAGCAAAAATTGAATATACGGAGCAGGAAGCATCGCATGAGTGGGTTTTTTGGAAAAAGGATTTGGTGAATGCATTGAATTATTTTATGACTACACCATAA
- a CDS encoding FAD-dependent oxidoreductase → MVRQEKAHVIVIGGSIGGCIASLAIAKMGLNVIMTEETDWLGGQLTSQAVPPDEHQWIEKFGCTTTYREFRNRVRAYYKKNYPLTKEAKANDILNPGNGWVSRLAHEPRVALKVMEDMLSPYINSGKIRVLLNYKVEDASTSGDHVTSIAVQHLSHTEKITLTGDYFLDATETGDVLPLAGVDYVVGAESKKTTSEPHALEQENPLDVQSFTYVLAVDYVADGNFTIKKPEQYDFWKGYIPSFSDLPLLSWYAANSADTTTLKEFTLFPNEERIPSLFTYRRVLDVTNLEEELYEGDISLINWPQNDYFLGSIIDVPEAERQKNLHAAKQLSLSLLYWLQTEAPRLDGGQGYPGLRLRKDVLDTKDGLAKYPYIRESRRIKALYTITENDVSRDTKGYGGIRTYFDSVGVGSYHLDLHHTTISNRTFYNPSYPYEIPLGALLPIRVKNLLPACKNIGTTQLTNGCYRLHPTEWNIGESVGYLAAYAILNQIGVHEVRENDTHLEAYQKLIEGKGIQRHWPEDMDLN, encoded by the coding sequence TTGGTTAGGCAGGAAAAAGCACATGTTATTGTTATAGGAGGAAGTATTGGTGGGTGTATCGCATCTTTAGCTATAGCGAAAATGGGGCTAAACGTGATCATGACGGAAGAAACCGATTGGCTTGGCGGGCAACTTACCAGCCAAGCAGTTCCACCAGATGAGCATCAATGGATCGAAAAATTCGGATGCACTACGACCTATCGTGAATTTAGAAATCGCGTTCGCGCCTATTATAAAAAGAACTATCCTCTAACCAAAGAGGCAAAGGCAAACGACATTTTAAATCCTGGTAACGGATGGGTTAGCCGCTTGGCCCATGAACCAAGGGTTGCATTAAAGGTAATGGAGGATATGTTATCTCCCTATATAAATAGTGGCAAAATTCGTGTGCTATTAAACTATAAAGTAGAAGATGCTAGTACGAGTGGAGATCATGTCACTTCTATTGCGGTACAACATCTGTCCCATACTGAGAAAATTACATTGACAGGTGACTATTTCCTAGATGCAACGGAAACGGGAGATGTTCTTCCACTTGCAGGGGTAGACTATGTGGTTGGGGCGGAGTCTAAAAAAACTACGAGTGAACCGCATGCATTAGAACAAGAAAATCCATTAGATGTACAGTCTTTCACCTACGTTTTAGCGGTGGATTATGTGGCAGATGGAAATTTCACGATTAAAAAACCGGAACAGTATGATTTTTGGAAAGGATATATCCCAAGTTTTTCTGATTTACCTTTACTTAGTTGGTATGCAGCCAACTCAGCAGATACGACAACATTAAAGGAGTTCACATTATTCCCGAATGAGGAAAGGATCCCTTCGTTATTTACCTATCGCCGTGTGCTGGACGTGACGAACTTGGAGGAAGAGCTGTATGAAGGAGATATTTCGCTAATCAATTGGCCACAGAATGATTACTTTTTAGGTTCGATTATTGACGTACCGGAAGCAGAACGACAGAAAAACCTACATGCTGCGAAACAGCTTAGTTTATCGCTATTATACTGGCTACAAACCGAAGCGCCCCGTCTAGACGGTGGACAGGGATACCCAGGATTACGTTTAAGAAAAGATGTGCTTGATACAAAGGATGGGCTTGCAAAATATCCTTATATACGGGAATCAAGAAGGATAAAAGCACTCTATACCATTACCGAAAACGATGTAAGTAGAGACACTAAAGGCTATGGTGGGATTCGTACCTATTTTGATAGTGTTGGTGTTGGAAGCTATCATTTAGATTTACATCATACAACTATTTCGAACAGAACGTTTTATAATCCAAGCTACCCATATGAAATTCCACTTGGTGCGCTATTACCAATTCGAGTAAAAAACCTATTACCAGCTTGTAAGAATATAGGAACTACACAACTAACGAATGGGTGTTACCGCCTTCACCCGACCGAGTGGAATATTGGCGAGTCGGTTGGCTATCTAGCAGCTTATGCCATCTTGAATCAGATAGGTGTACATGAGGTACGAGAAAATGATACGCACTTAGAAGCCTACCAGAAATTAATAGAAGGAAAAGGGATACAAAGGCATTGGCCTGAAGATATGGATTTAAACTAA